From the Bdellovibrio reynosensis genome, one window contains:
- the rny gene encoding ribonuclease Y: MELVITALISIIVGGAIVFVVKRIQDENKKKSARVEAERIVNKAKSEAAKIKKDSETKAKDFEVRARKNVEADIHKQKSTVKNKESQLERRLKEIDDQFKAKMEENERYLNTLKDREEKIAISENRIKDLEKKGEAQIGELKQKLESVAAMTQDEARRQLLSALEDEAKQEAAKKIAQIEEEAHKESDKKAKRILATALSRFASEYTSERTVSVLALPNDEMKGKIIGREGRNIRTLEALCGVDLIVDDTPEAVVISGFDPVRRELARKTIEKLMEDGRVHPARIEEVVEKQRSELMKSIKEEGERHVMELGIPNMHPELIKIIGGLKYRSYQGQNALNQALEVANIAGLLAGEVGVNVKQARRAGLLHNIGKAIDHTAEGSYAFVGAEYAKKYNESEDVCHAIRSHDEEEKPHSILAWIVHAAYILSSSRPGARRPQMDSFIHRLEDLESIGNSFDGVLKTLALQAGKDVRVLVESSKVTDDQAVMLSRDIARKIEREMPQAGTIKITVVRETRSVEHAR; this comes from the coding sequence ATGGAATTAGTCATCACCGCACTTATCAGCATCATTGTTGGCGGAGCGATTGTTTTTGTTGTTAAACGTATTCAAGACGAAAACAAAAAGAAATCAGCCCGCGTTGAAGCTGAAAGAATCGTTAACAAAGCAAAATCTGAAGCCGCTAAAATCAAAAAGGATTCAGAAACAAAAGCCAAGGACTTCGAAGTCCGCGCTAGAAAAAATGTCGAAGCTGATATTCATAAGCAAAAATCGACAGTAAAAAACAAAGAATCTCAGCTAGAACGCCGTTTGAAAGAAATTGACGACCAGTTCAAGGCAAAGATGGAAGAAAACGAGCGTTACCTAAATACGCTTAAAGACCGCGAAGAAAAAATCGCTATTTCTGAAAATCGTATTAAAGATCTAGAGAAAAAAGGCGAAGCGCAAATCGGGGAGCTAAAACAAAAGTTAGAGTCAGTAGCCGCAATGACCCAGGACGAAGCTCGCCGCCAACTTTTGAGCGCTCTTGAAGATGAAGCAAAACAAGAGGCCGCTAAAAAGATCGCGCAAATCGAAGAAGAAGCCCACAAAGAATCTGATAAAAAAGCGAAAAGAATTTTGGCAACGGCCCTTTCTCGTTTTGCTTCTGAATACACCTCAGAGCGTACAGTCAGTGTTCTTGCTCTGCCAAATGACGAGATGAAGGGTAAAATCATCGGTCGTGAAGGTCGTAACATTCGTACCCTTGAAGCGCTTTGCGGTGTGGATTTAATCGTGGATGATACTCCGGAAGCAGTGGTTATTTCTGGTTTCGATCCAGTTCGCCGCGAACTGGCTCGTAAGACGATTGAAAAACTAATGGAAGACGGCCGCGTGCATCCGGCACGTATTGAAGAAGTCGTTGAAAAGCAGCGTTCTGAATTGATGAAATCCATCAAAGAAGAAGGCGAACGCCATGTGATGGAACTTGGTATTCCGAACATGCACCCGGAATTGATCAAGATCATCGGTGGTTTGAAATACCGTTCCTACCAAGGTCAAAATGCTTTAAACCAAGCTTTGGAAGTGGCAAACATCGCCGGTCTTCTTGCTGGTGAAGTGGGTGTGAACGTAAAACAAGCCCGCAGAGCAGGTCTATTGCACAACATCGGTAAAGCTATCGATCACACTGCAGAAGGCAGCTACGCTTTTGTTGGTGCTGAGTACGCGAAAAAATATAACGAATCAGAAGACGTATGCCATGCGATCCGTTCCCATGATGAAGAGGAAAAACCTCATTCGATCCTGGCGTGGATTGTTCATGCCGCTTACATTCTTTCTAGCTCTCGTCCGGGCGCTCGTCGTCCACAAATGGATTCATTCATTCACCGTTTGGAAGACCTTGAAAGCATCGGTAACAGCTTTGATGGCGTTCTTAAAACTTTGGCTCTTCAAGCCGGTAAAGATGTTCGCGTTTTAGTTGAAAGCAGCAAAGTGACTGATGACCAAGCTGTGATGTTGTCTCGTGATATCGCTCGTAAAATTGAGCGTGAGATGCCACAAGCTGGTACGATCAAAATCACGGTGGTTCGTGAAACCCGTTCTGTCGAGCATGCTCGCTAA